The Streptomyces sp. NBC_01353 genome contains a region encoding:
- a CDS encoding amino acid ABC transporter permease: MFDFLEGYDLLGAFWVTVQLTVYSAIGSLIWGTLLAAMRVSPVPLMRGFGTAYVNIVRNIPLTVIIVFTSLGLFQTLGVNMGAEDFTTINFRLAVLGLIAYTSAFVCEAVRSGINTVPLGQVEAARAIGLNFPQVLRLIVLPQAFRSVVGPLANVLIALTKNTTVAAAIGVAEAALLMREMIENEAQLILISLIFAVGFICLTLPMGLFLGWVSKKVAVKR; this comes from the coding sequence GTGTTCGACTTCCTCGAAGGCTACGACCTGCTGGGAGCGTTCTGGGTGACGGTGCAGCTCACCGTCTACTCCGCGATCGGCTCCCTGATCTGGGGGACGCTGCTGGCGGCCATGCGCGTCAGCCCCGTCCCCCTGATGCGGGGCTTCGGCACCGCCTACGTCAACATCGTCCGCAACATCCCCCTCACGGTGATCATCGTCTTCACCTCGCTCGGCCTGTTCCAGACCCTCGGCGTCAACATGGGCGCCGAGGACTTCACCACCATCAACTTCCGGCTCGCCGTCCTCGGCCTGATCGCCTACACGTCGGCCTTCGTCTGCGAGGCGGTGCGCTCGGGCATCAACACAGTCCCCCTCGGTCAGGTCGAGGCGGCCCGCGCCATCGGGCTCAACTTCCCCCAGGTGCTCCGCTTGATCGTGCTGCCGCAGGCGTTCCGCTCGGTCGTCGGACCGCTGGCCAACGTCCTGATCGCCCTCACCAAGAACACCACCGTGGCCGCCGCCATCGGCGTCGCCGAAGCCGCCCTGCTGATGCGCGAGATGATCGAGAACGAGGCCCAGCTCATCCTCATCTCACTGATCTTCGCGGTCGGTTTCATCTGCCTCACGCTCCCCATGGGGCTCTTCCTCGGCTGGGTGAGCAAGAAGGTGGCGGTGAAGCGATGA
- a CDS encoding amino acid ABC transporter permease has translation MKEKPTVLYDVPGPRAKRRNLLYTLLFLLAVAGLIWWVLATLADQGQLEWAKWSPFFTDSRTWTTFLLPALKNTLIAAALAVVIALPVGALLGIGRLSDHVWIRGAAGTVVEFFRAIPVLILMLFANAAYSEFTDISPENRPFYAVVTGLVLYNASVLAEVVRAGILSLPRGQTDAAQAIGMRKGQTMTYVLLPQSVTAMLPALVSQLVVIVKDTALGGAMLGFSELLASVRPMSANYGANTIASFTVVAVIFVILNFALTTFAGWLERRLRRAKKSTGAVVGADAVEELATPGEHMGPADGTK, from the coding sequence ATGAAGGAGAAGCCCACCGTCCTCTACGACGTCCCCGGCCCGCGCGCGAAGCGGCGCAACCTCCTCTACACCCTGCTGTTCCTGCTCGCGGTCGCCGGCCTGATCTGGTGGGTTCTGGCGACCCTGGCCGATCAGGGCCAGCTCGAATGGGCCAAATGGTCCCCGTTCTTCACGGACTCCCGCACCTGGACGACATTCCTCCTGCCCGCCCTGAAGAACACCCTCATCGCCGCCGCGCTCGCCGTGGTCATCGCCCTGCCGGTGGGCGCACTCCTCGGTATCGGGCGCCTCTCCGACCACGTCTGGATCCGCGGGGCCGCCGGCACGGTCGTGGAGTTCTTCCGCGCCATCCCCGTGCTGATCCTGATGCTCTTCGCCAACGCCGCCTACTCCGAGTTCACCGACATCAGCCCGGAGAACCGCCCCTTCTACGCGGTCGTCACCGGCCTGGTCCTCTACAACGCCTCGGTCCTCGCCGAGGTCGTACGGGCCGGCATCCTGTCCCTGCCCCGGGGCCAGACCGACGCGGCCCAGGCGATCGGGATGCGCAAGGGCCAGACCATGACGTACGTCCTGCTGCCCCAGTCGGTCACCGCGATGCTCCCGGCGCTCGTCAGCCAACTCGTGGTCATCGTCAAGGACACGGCACTCGGCGGCGCGATGCTCGGCTTCTCCGAACTCCTCGCGTCCGTACGCCCGATGAGCGCGAACTACGGAGCGAACACCATCGCCAGCTTCACCGTCGTCGCCGTCATCTTCGTCATCCTGAACTTCGCCCTCACCACCTTCGCCGGCTGGCTGGAACGCAGGCTGAGGCGCGCCAAGAAGTCCACGGGCGCGGTCGTCGGCGCCGACGCGGTCGAGGAACTCGCGACCCCGGGCGAGCACATGGGCCCGGCCGACGGGACCAAGTGA
- the pcaD gene encoding 3-oxoadipate enol-lactonase, with amino-acid sequence MTTATPQPPHGGLHHRVEGPSTAPVLILGPSLGTSTALWDAVAPELSVTHRVVRWDLPGHGGSPASLIGPGSTVADLAGLVLALADALGVARFSYAGVSLGGAVGLHLAAHHPERVERLALLCSSAHFGGSAMWEERAATVRREGLAALAETADARWFTPGFTVPALVDDHRTADPDAYAACCDALAAFDLRDRLPSITAPMLLVAGREDPATPPAHLREIADAVPGAALTELAGASHLAPAEQPGAVLAALRGHFTDNGARRGMEVRRQVLGNAHVDRAQARQTEFTARFQDFISRYAWGEIWTDPTLSRRERSLVTLTALVAHGHLEELAMHVRAARRNGLRPDEIGAVLLQTAVYCGVPAANAAFAVAQRTLAEEDASEE; translated from the coding sequence TTGACCACCGCCACCCCTCAGCCGCCGCACGGAGGACTGCACCACCGCGTCGAGGGGCCGTCGACCGCACCTGTCCTGATCCTCGGCCCCTCGCTGGGCACCTCCACCGCCCTGTGGGACGCGGTCGCCCCCGAGTTGTCGGTGACCCACCGGGTCGTCCGCTGGGACCTCCCCGGCCACGGCGGATCCCCGGCCTCGCTCATCGGCCCCGGATCGACCGTCGCCGACCTGGCCGGACTCGTCCTCGCCCTTGCCGACGCGCTCGGCGTCGCGCGTTTCTCGTACGCGGGCGTCTCGCTCGGCGGCGCCGTCGGCCTGCATCTCGCCGCGCACCACCCCGAGCGGGTGGAGCGCCTCGCGTTGCTGTGCTCCTCCGCCCACTTCGGCGGCTCCGCGATGTGGGAGGAGCGTGCCGCGACCGTCCGCCGCGAGGGCCTGGCCGCACTCGCCGAGACCGCCGACGCCCGCTGGTTCACTCCCGGCTTCACCGTGCCCGCGCTGGTCGACGACCACCGCACGGCCGACCCGGACGCGTACGCCGCCTGCTGCGACGCGCTCGCCGCCTTCGACCTGCGGGACCGGCTGCCGTCGATCACCGCGCCCATGCTCCTGGTCGCCGGGCGCGAGGACCCGGCGACCCCACCGGCACATCTGCGGGAGATCGCCGACGCGGTTCCCGGCGCCGCGCTCACCGAGCTGGCGGGCGCCTCCCATCTGGCGCCCGCCGAGCAGCCCGGGGCCGTCCTCGCCGCGCTGCGCGGCCACTTCACGGACAACGGCGCACGGCGGGGCATGGAGGTCCGCCGCCAGGTGCTGGGAAACGCGCACGTGGACCGCGCGCAGGCGCGGCAGACGGAGTTCACGGCCCGGTTCCAGGACTTCATCTCCCGCTACGCCTGGGGCGAGATCTGGACCGACCCCACCCTGTCGCGGCGCGAGCGGAGCCTTGTCACCCTCACGGCGCTCGTCGCCCATGGCCATCTGGAGGAGCTGGCCATGCATGTGCGGGCGGCCCGGCGCAACGGTCTGCGGCCCGACGAGATCGGGGCCGTACTGCTCCAGACAGCGGTCTACTGCGGTGTCCCGGCCGCCAACGCGGCCTTCGCCGTCGCCCAGCGCACCCTCGCGGAGGAGGACGCGTCGGAGGAGTGA
- a CDS encoding glutamate ABC transporter substrate-binding protein has product MNPRKLTKAGVAAAAALALSFSVAACGGDGNGGDSSASDGDKITVGIKYDQPGLGLKTPDGTYTGFDVDVATYIAQQLGRDPGDIEWKEAKSADRETMLQRGDVDFIAASYSINDQREEKVDFAGPYLLAHQDVLIRADDNSITKPEDLNNKKLCSVTGSTSAQNVKERIAPDAQLQEYGGYSECLTGLENGVIDALTTDDAILAGYASQPEFEGKFKLAGFEMSNENYGIGVQEGSELKEQINDALEKMVADGSWDAAVKKNFGPAEYQNEPAPEIGVVVK; this is encoded by the coding sequence ATGAACCCTCGCAAGCTCACCAAGGCCGGGGTGGCCGCGGCCGCCGCGCTCGCCCTCTCCTTCTCCGTGGCCGCCTGCGGCGGCGACGGGAACGGCGGAGACAGCTCGGCCTCCGACGGCGACAAGATCACCGTCGGAATCAAGTACGACCAGCCCGGCCTCGGGCTCAAGACCCCCGACGGCACCTACACCGGCTTCGACGTCGACGTGGCCACGTACATCGCCCAGCAGCTCGGCCGCGATCCCGGTGACATCGAATGGAAGGAGGCCAAGAGCGCCGACCGGGAGACGATGCTCCAGCGCGGCGACGTCGACTTCATCGCGGCCTCCTACTCGATCAACGACCAGCGGGAGGAGAAGGTCGACTTCGCCGGTCCGTACCTCCTGGCCCACCAGGACGTGCTGATCCGCGCCGACGACAACTCCATCACCAAGCCCGAGGATCTGAACAACAAGAAGCTCTGCTCGGTCACCGGCTCCACGTCCGCGCAGAACGTCAAGGAGAGGATCGCCCCCGACGCACAGCTCCAGGAGTACGGCGGCTACTCGGAGTGCCTCACCGGCCTGGAGAACGGGGTGATCGACGCGCTGACCACCGACGACGCGATTCTCGCCGGCTACGCCTCGCAGCCCGAGTTCGAGGGCAAGTTCAAGCTCGCCGGCTTCGAGATGAGCAACGAGAACTACGGAATCGGTGTCCAGGAGGGCAGCGAACTGAAGGAGCAGATCAACGACGCCCTGGAGAAGATGGTCGCTGACGGCTCCTGGGACGCGGCCGTGAAGAAGAACTTCGGCCCTGCCGAGTACCAGAACGAGCCCGCGCCGGAGATCGGCGTCGTCGTCAAGTAA
- the pcaB gene encoding 3-carboxy-cis,cis-muconate cycloisomerase, translating into MTSDPHDVRSLGADQLDAGLLAPGRAGSPAEAATGDTAFLRAMLDTEAALTRAQAAVGQAPAEAADAVTAAAASRLDARDLALRARAGGNPVIPLVADLTAAVPGEWRAYVHRGATSQDIMDTAAMLVARRTLDMVLDDLGRAERALAAQAAAHRDTAMPGRTLTQHAVPTTFGLKAAGWRSLILDARDRLLVVRDSLPAQLGGAAGTLAAFAAYADEADGDAERLVTAYAHETGLAVPALPWHTLRTPIADLAGALAFTAGALGKTAVDVLTLSRTEIAEVTEAAGGGSSAMPHKANPVRATLIASAARRAPHLAAVLYTSMAAEDERPAGAWHAEWEPLRDLLRLVGGAARDMAELATGLRVHADVMRRHLGLTGGLIVSERLSVALAPVLGRTRAKELLTELTVRTRTEGLPLSELLGEVPELKDLDLGELTDPTRSTGSAGALTDRALERP; encoded by the coding sequence AGCCTCGGCGCCGATCAGCTCGACGCCGGTCTGCTCGCCCCGGGGCGGGCGGGCTCCCCGGCCGAGGCCGCGACCGGCGACACCGCGTTCCTGCGCGCGATGCTCGACACGGAGGCGGCACTCACCCGTGCCCAGGCGGCCGTCGGGCAGGCGCCGGCCGAGGCCGCCGACGCGGTCACGGCCGCCGCCGCCTCCCGCCTGGACGCACGGGACCTCGCCCTGCGCGCCCGCGCGGGCGGCAACCCCGTCATCCCGCTCGTCGCCGATCTGACCGCCGCCGTGCCGGGGGAGTGGCGGGCGTACGTCCACCGGGGCGCGACCAGCCAGGACATCATGGACACCGCGGCGATGCTGGTCGCTCGCCGCACCCTGGACATGGTCCTCGACGACCTCGGCCGCGCGGAACGGGCGCTGGCCGCCCAGGCTGCCGCTCACCGGGACACGGCCATGCCCGGCCGTACCCTCACCCAGCACGCCGTGCCCACCACCTTCGGACTCAAGGCGGCCGGCTGGCGCTCCCTGATCCTCGACGCCCGGGATCGCCTCCTCGTCGTACGGGACTCCCTGCCGGCCCAACTCGGCGGCGCTGCCGGGACCTTGGCAGCCTTCGCGGCCTACGCCGACGAGGCGGACGGCGACGCCGAACGGCTCGTCACGGCCTACGCCCACGAGACCGGCCTCGCCGTACCGGCCCTGCCCTGGCACACCCTGCGCACCCCGATCGCCGACCTCGCGGGAGCCCTCGCCTTTACCGCGGGGGCGCTCGGCAAGACCGCCGTCGACGTCCTCACCCTCTCCCGCACCGAGATCGCGGAGGTGACGGAGGCCGCGGGCGGCGGCTCCTCCGCCATGCCGCACAAGGCGAACCCCGTACGGGCCACGCTCATCGCCTCGGCCGCGCGCCGCGCCCCGCATCTCGCGGCCGTCCTGTACACCTCGATGGCCGCGGAGGACGAGCGCCCGGCCGGCGCCTGGCACGCCGAGTGGGAGCCGCTGCGCGACCTGCTCCGCCTCGTCGGCGGGGCGGCGCGCGACATGGCGGAACTCGCCACGGGTCTTCGCGTCCACGCGGACGTCATGCGCCGACACCTGGGCCTCACCGGAGGGTTGATCGTCTCCGAGCGGCTGTCCGTCGCCCTCGCTCCGGTCCTCGGCAGGACCCGTGCGAAGGAACTCCTCACCGAACTCACCGTCAGAACCCGCACCGAGGGGCTCCCGCTCAGCGAACTCCTCGGTGAAGTACCGGAGTTGAAGGATCTCGATCTCGGCGAGCTAACCGACCCCACCCGCTCGACGGGCTCCGCCGGAGCCCTGACCGACCGCGCCCTGGAGCGACCTTGA
- a CDS encoding amino acid ABC transporter ATP-binding protein, whose amino-acid sequence MPDELVVLKNVDKHFGALHVLQSIDMTVGRGEVVVVIGPSGGGKSTLCRAINRLETIDSGEIVIDGKPLPAEGRELAALRADVGMVFQSFNLFAHKTVLENVTLGQIKVRKKDKKAAEKRARELLDRVGVANQADKYPAQLSGGQQQRVAIARALAMEPKVMLFDEPTSALDPEMINEVLEVMQQLARDGMTMVVVTHEMGFARSAANRVVFMADGRIVEETTPDQFFSNPRSDRAKDFLSKILHH is encoded by the coding sequence ATGCCCGACGAGCTCGTCGTACTGAAGAACGTCGACAAGCACTTCGGTGCTCTCCACGTGCTCCAGTCGATCGACATGACCGTCGGCCGTGGCGAGGTCGTCGTGGTCATCGGACCGTCCGGCGGTGGGAAGTCGACCCTCTGCCGGGCCATCAACCGACTGGAGACCATCGACTCCGGCGAGATCGTCATCGACGGCAAGCCGCTGCCCGCCGAGGGCCGCGAGCTCGCCGCGCTCCGCGCCGACGTCGGCATGGTCTTCCAGTCCTTCAACCTCTTCGCGCACAAGACCGTGCTCGAGAACGTCACCCTCGGCCAGATCAAGGTCCGCAAGAAGGACAAGAAGGCCGCCGAGAAGCGGGCCCGCGAGCTGCTCGACCGCGTCGGGGTCGCGAACCAGGCCGACAAGTACCCCGCCCAGCTCTCCGGCGGTCAGCAGCAGCGCGTCGCGATCGCCCGGGCGCTGGCCATGGAACCGAAGGTGATGCTCTTCGACGAGCCGACGTCCGCGCTCGACCCCGAGATGATCAACGAAGTCCTCGAGGTCATGCAGCAACTCGCCCGTGACGGGATGACCATGGTCGTCGTCACCCACGAGATGGGCTTCGCGCGCTCCGCCGCCAACCGCGTGGTGTTCATGGCGGACGGCAGGATCGTGGAGGAGACCACACCCGACCAGTTCTTCAGCAACCCGCGCAGCGACCGCGCCAAGGACTTCCTGTCGAAGATCCTGCACCACTGA